The following are from one region of the Erwinia billingiae Eb661 genome:
- the cysT gene encoding sulfate/thiosulfate ABC transporter permease CysT, producing the protein MFATKSKRVLPGFGISLGSSLFFTCLILLLPISALLMQLSQMTLSQYWEVVTNPQVMAAYKVTLISAGVASLFNAVFGMLMAWILTRYRFPGRTLLDGLMDLPFALPTAVAGLTLAGLFSVNGWYGQWLAQFDIKVSYTWLGIAVAMAFTSIPFVVRTVQPVLEELGPEYEEAAETLGATPWQSFRRVVLPEVAPALLAGTALSFTRSLGEFGAVIFIAGNIAWKTEVTSLMIFVRLQEFDYPAASAIASVILAASLLLLFAINTLQSRFGRRIGGH; encoded by the coding sequence ATGTTTGCCACTAAAAGTAAGCGCGTGCTGCCGGGCTTTGGTATCAGCCTCGGTAGCAGCCTGTTCTTCACCTGCCTGATCCTGCTGTTGCCGATCAGCGCACTGCTGATGCAGCTGTCGCAAATGACGCTGTCTCAGTACTGGGAAGTCGTGACCAACCCACAGGTGATGGCCGCCTACAAAGTTACCCTGATTTCAGCCGGTGTAGCCTCGCTGTTCAATGCCGTGTTCGGCATGCTGATGGCGTGGATCCTCACCCGCTACCGTTTTCCTGGCCGCACGCTGCTGGATGGCTTAATGGATCTGCCGTTTGCTTTACCGACGGCGGTGGCGGGCTTGACGCTGGCCGGCCTGTTCTCGGTCAACGGCTGGTATGGTCAATGGCTGGCGCAGTTCGACATTAAAGTGTCTTACACCTGGCTGGGCATTGCCGTCGCCATGGCGTTTACCAGCATTCCGTTTGTGGTGCGTACCGTTCAGCCGGTGCTTGAAGAACTGGGCCCGGAATACGAAGAAGCGGCCGAAACGCTGGGCGCCACGCCGTGGCAGAGCTTCCGTCGCGTGGTGCTGCCTGAAGTGGCGCCGGCATTGCTGGCCGGCACCGCGTTGTCCTTTACCCGCAGCCTAGGCGAGTTTGGTGCGGTGATCTTTATTGCCGGCAACATTGCCTGGAAAACCGAAGTGACCTCGCTGATGATTTTCGTCCGTTTGCAGGAGTTTGATTATCCTGCCGCCAGCGCCATTGCGTCAGTGATCCTCGCGGCATCGCTGCTGCTGCTGTTCGCGATTAACACCTTACAGAGCCGCTTTGGCCGTCGTATTGGAGGTCATTAA
- a CDS encoding sulfate ABC transporter substrate-binding protein, which produces MTLPTVKKIMSSAAFSLLLAGSAQATELLNSSYDVSRELFVALNAPFEKQWAEQNNGDKLTIRQSHAGSSKQALAILQGLKADVVTYNQVTDVQILHDRGNLIPADWQKRFPNNSSPFYSTMAFLVRKGNPKNIHSWDDLVKTDVKLVFPNPKTSGNGRYTYLAAWGAADKADGKDRAKTEQFMTQFLKNVEVFDTGGRGATTTFVERGQGDVLISFESEVNNIRNQYAKDGYEVVVPKTNILAEFPVTWVDKNVDANNTGKAAKAYLGYLYTPAAQKIITQYYYRVNNPELMAQQKERFPAVDLFRVEEAFGSWDQVMKTQFASGGELDKLLAAGHQ; this is translated from the coding sequence ATGACGTTACCGACGGTTAAAAAAATAATGAGCAGTGCCGCTTTCTCGTTGCTGTTAGCCGGGTCCGCTCAGGCTACCGAGCTGTTGAACAGCTCCTACGACGTCTCGCGCGAGCTGTTTGTCGCCCTGAATGCGCCTTTTGAAAAACAGTGGGCCGAGCAAAATAACGGTGACAAGCTGACTATCAGACAGTCACACGCCGGCTCATCCAAGCAGGCGCTGGCCATTTTGCAGGGCCTGAAAGCCGATGTGGTGACCTACAACCAGGTGACTGACGTGCAGATTTTGCACGATCGCGGCAATCTGATCCCGGCCGACTGGCAAAAACGTTTCCCCAATAACAGCTCACCGTTCTATTCGACCATGGCGTTCCTCGTGCGCAAGGGCAACCCCAAGAACATCCACAGTTGGGATGATCTGGTGAAAACTGATGTGAAGCTGGTGTTCCCCAATCCAAAAACGTCAGGCAACGGGCGTTACACCTACCTGGCTGCCTGGGGTGCCGCCGATAAAGCGGACGGTAAAGATCGGGCTAAAACCGAGCAGTTTATGACTCAGTTCCTGAAAAACGTCGAGGTCTTTGATACCGGCGGTCGCGGTGCCACCACCACCTTTGTTGAGCGTGGGCAGGGCGATGTGCTGATCAGCTTCGAGTCCGAAGTGAACAATATCCGCAACCAGTACGCCAAAGATGGCTACGAAGTGGTGGTGCCGAAAACCAATATCCTGGCGGAGTTCCCGGTGACCTGGGTCGATAAAAACGTCGATGCCAATAACACTGGCAAAGCCGCTAAAGCCTACCTGGGCTATCTCTACACGCCAGCGGCGCAGAAAATTATCACGCAGTATTACTACCGCGTGAACAATCCTGAGCTGATGGCGCAGCAGAAAGAGCGTTTCCCGGCGGTTGACCTTTTCCGCGTGGAAGAGGCCTTCGGCAGCTGGGACCAGGTAATGAAAACCCAGTTCGCCAGCGGTGGTGAGCTGGACAAATTGTTAGCCGCAGGACATCAGTAA
- the xylR gene encoding D-xylose utilization transcriptional activator XylR (D-xylose enhances binding of XylR to the xyl promoter and activates transcription.): MFGKRFRITLLFNANKVYDRQVVEGVGEYLQASQCDWDIFIEEDFRCRIDNIRDWLGDGVIADFDDGEIARLLHNVKVPIVGVGGSYLQKEDYPPVHYIATDNHALVEAAFMHLKEKGLNRFAFYGLPPEGGKRWAQEREQAFRNLVSAEQYQGVVYQGMETAPENWQYAQNRLADWVQTLPQQTGIIAVTDARARHLLQVCEHLDIAVPEKLSVIGIDNEELTRYLSRVALSSVAQGTRQMGYRAAKLLHQLLNEREMPLQRILVPPVKVVERRSTDFRSLRDPAVIQAMHYIRHHACKGIKVEQVLESVGMSRSNLEKRFKDETGQTIHNMIHGEKLERARNLLISSSLSINEISQMCGYPSLQYFYSVFRKDYDMTPKEHRDKYGEVLC; the protein is encoded by the coding sequence ATGTTTGGCAAACGTTTTCGCATTACCTTGCTGTTTAACGCCAATAAAGTCTATGACCGTCAGGTGGTGGAAGGCGTCGGCGAATATCTGCAGGCTTCACAGTGCGACTGGGACATCTTTATTGAGGAAGATTTCCGCTGCCGCATCGACAATATCCGCGACTGGCTGGGCGATGGGGTGATTGCGGATTTTGACGACGGTGAGATAGCCAGGCTGCTGCACAACGTTAAGGTGCCTATTGTCGGCGTGGGCGGATCGTATCTGCAAAAAGAAGATTACCCGCCGGTGCATTACATCGCCACGGATAACCATGCGTTGGTCGAAGCGGCCTTTATGCACCTGAAGGAAAAGGGCCTGAACCGCTTTGCCTTTTACGGCCTACCGCCGGAGGGCGGCAAGCGCTGGGCACAGGAGCGGGAACAGGCTTTCCGCAATCTGGTTTCGGCCGAGCAGTATCAGGGCGTGGTGTATCAGGGAATGGAAACCGCGCCGGAGAATTGGCAATACGCGCAAAACCGGCTGGCGGACTGGGTGCAAACCCTGCCGCAGCAGACCGGAATTATTGCGGTCACCGATGCCCGCGCCCGTCATCTGCTGCAGGTGTGTGAGCATCTGGACATTGCCGTGCCGGAAAAACTCAGCGTGATTGGCATCGATAATGAAGAGCTGACGCGTTATTTATCGCGCGTGGCGCTCTCATCGGTAGCGCAGGGCACGCGGCAAATGGGCTATCGCGCGGCAAAACTGCTGCATCAGCTGTTGAACGAGCGGGAAATGCCGCTGCAACGCATTCTGGTGCCGCCGGTAAAGGTGGTGGAGCGGCGCTCGACCGACTTCCGTTCGCTGCGCGACCCGGCGGTGATCCAGGCGATGCATTATATTCGCCATCACGCCTGCAAAGGGATTAAGGTGGAGCAGGTGCTGGAATCGGTCGGCATGTCGCGATCGAACCTGGAGAAGCGCTTCAAGGATGAGACCGGCCAGACCATCCACAATATGATCCACGGCGAGAAGCTGGAGAGGGCGCGCAACCTGTTAATTTCCAGCTCGCTGTCAATCAACGAGATCTCACAGATGTGCGGCTATCCTTCCTTACAGTACTTCTATTCGGTATTCCGCAAAGATTACGATATGACGCCGAAAGAGCACCGCGATAAGTACGGTGAGGTGCTGTGCTGA